In one window of Armatimonadota bacterium DNA:
- a CDS encoding prepilin-type N-terminal cleavage/methylation domain-containing protein, with product MVKKNSRGFTLIEMLIVIVVISILAMIVIPRLLGAGRKAKESALRGDLQQLRNAIQQFEADCGDYPSALAQLMTAPAAGATGGSGIALDVTAWKGPYLRTPDGGLPADPFTGAADWTYTAATGDVHSASTLTALDGTNYSAW from the coding sequence ATGGTCAAGAAGAACAGCCGAGGTTTCACCTTGATCGAAATGCTGATCGTGATCGTGGTGATCAGCATTCTGGCGATGATCGTGATTCCGCGGCTCCTGGGTGCGGGCAGAAAGGCCAAGGAGTCGGCTTTGCGCGGTGACCTGCAGCAGCTCCGCAACGCGATCCAGCAGTTTGAGGCGGACTGCGGCGACTATCCGTCGGCTTTGGCGCAGCTGATGACGGCTCCGGCGGCGGGCGCAACAGGCGGCAGTGGCATTGCTCTGGACGTCACGGCATGGAAGGGCCCCTATCTGCGTACGCCTGACGGAGGCCTGCCGGCCGACCCGTTCACGGGTGCTGCCGACTGGACGTACACGGCCGCCACCGGCGATGTGCACAGCGCCTCGACTCTGACGGCGCTAGACGGCACGAACTACAGTGCCTGGTAA
- a CDS encoding sigma-70 family RNA polymerase sigma factor: protein MTGISQPETDSVQHLFRRYGESKDLRLRDEIVAQHMYVVQAVAKKFVGMGEPYEDLVQEGTMGLLNAVDMYDVRRGIKFSTYATHLVTGHIRHCLRDRGRIIRQPAWVQELSGKITKAADALRHKLKRDPTVDEIAERLSMTPEGVQEILNARDRSKVASLDAPSGSDDEYAGPTVDVDKIRTSRHSTLHLPVEDKIVLQEATQKLKDLERKVVRYFFYHDLNQTEIARRMGISVNYASYLLRGALNKLRATFEAHAKALEATAETETAPRPAAEPALGPADPATGLACAPYFEERVRQEIERARRYPQTFAVLILEAPERAAEAEASAQLANLLRRSIRQVDVLARHTRTAFALLLPQTGREARVLGERLVQAIPAAAASSQERADGDLRLVAGFAVYPSDGRTAEQLIEGARRAVKQALEAGGGAVERAPRGARQR, encoded by the coding sequence ATGACCGGTATCTCTCAACCCGAGACCGACAGCGTTCAGCACCTCTTTCGACGCTACGGCGAAAGCAAGGACCTGCGCCTGCGCGACGAGATCGTGGCGCAGCACATGTACGTGGTGCAAGCCGTTGCGAAGAAGTTCGTCGGCATGGGGGAACCCTACGAGGACCTGGTGCAAGAGGGCACGATGGGGCTCCTCAACGCCGTGGATATGTACGATGTCAGGCGCGGCATCAAGTTCTCGACGTATGCCACCCACCTCGTCACCGGGCACATCCGTCACTGTCTGCGCGATCGCGGCCGCATCATCCGCCAGCCCGCATGGGTGCAGGAGCTGAGCGGCAAGATCACCAAAGCCGCCGACGCTCTGCGCCACAAACTCAAGCGCGATCCGACCGTGGATGAGATCGCCGAGCGCCTGAGCATGACGCCGGAAGGCGTGCAGGAGATCTTGAACGCCCGCGATCGTTCCAAGGTTGCCTCCCTCGACGCGCCAAGCGGGAGCGATGACGAGTACGCAGGACCGACGGTTGACGTCGACAAGATCCGCACCTCGCGCCACTCCACCCTCCACCTCCCGGTCGAGGACAAGATCGTGCTCCAGGAGGCGACGCAGAAGCTCAAGGACCTCGAGCGCAAGGTGGTGCGGTATTTCTTCTATCACGATCTCAACCAAACCGAGATCGCCCGGCGTATGGGGATCTCGGTCAACTACGCCTCCTACCTTCTGCGCGGCGCGCTCAACAAGCTGCGCGCGACATTCGAGGCGCACGCCAAGGCCCTCGAAGCGACCGCGGAGACGGAGACCGCCCCGCGCCCCGCAGCCGAGCCCGCCCTGGGGCCGGCGGATCCCGCGACCGGCCTCGCCTGCGCGCCATACTTCGAGGAACGGGTGCGCCAGGAGATCGAACGGGCCCGGCGCTATCCTCAGACCTTCGCGGTGTTGATCCTCGAGGCGCCGGAACGGGCCGCCGAGGCCGAGGCCTCCGCGCAGCTCGCCAACCTGCTCCGTCGCTCAATCCGCCAGGTTGACGTGCTTGCCCGCCACACTCGAACCGCGTTCGCGCTGCTGCTGCCACAGACGGGCCGCGAAGCACGAGTGCTCGGCGAGCGCCTGGTCCAGGCGATCCCGGCAGCGGCGGCAAGCTCGCAGGAACGCGCAGACGGCGATCTGCGACTGGTGGCCGGCTTCGCCGTTTATCCCTCGGACGGACGCACTGCGGAGCAACTCATCGAGGGCGCCCGGCGCGCCGTCAAGCAAGCCTTGGAGGCGGGCGGGGGGGCGGTCGAGCGGGCGCCGCGCGGCGCGCGCCAGCGCTGA
- a CDS encoding type II secretion system F family protein: protein MPIFRYDAMDTGGRTTTGTLEAESTDAVRNKLSELNYHVLSIAETRQRRGFVDWFNSIQRVKLRELVLFSRQFATMIDAGLSVVKCLDILQQQCKDPKLKDIIGQTKHDVASGASLTDAVGKHPRVFSGLYINMIRSAEAGGILDKVLDRLATFLEKEQEVRNKIKSAMMYPSVVFIFAMLMLLALLFFVLPKFKTIFESMNLELPLATRALLGFSGFATHYWFVFVLGGAAAVVAYKLYARTERGKYQVDLVKLKIPVMGDLFMKTAISRFARTFGTLISSGVPVLRALEIVSDTAGNIVVSQTITQARASVKEGEEISTPLMGSKIFPVMVVQMIGVGEETGRLDQMLAKVADFYDQEVDATLKGLTSLIEPLMIVGLGVIVGFIAVSVISPIYQLVGSIQ from the coding sequence ATGCCGATCTTCAGATATGACGCCATGGACACCGGTGGACGCACGACCACCGGCACTCTGGAAGCCGAGAGCACGGACGCCGTCCGCAACAAGCTCAGCGAGTTGAACTACCACGTGCTGAGCATCGCGGAGACGCGTCAACGGCGCGGCTTCGTGGATTGGTTCAACAGCATACAGCGGGTGAAGCTGCGCGAGCTGGTGCTGTTCAGCCGGCAGTTCGCAACCATGATTGACGCCGGCTTGAGCGTGGTCAAGTGCCTGGACATCCTGCAGCAACAGTGCAAGGATCCCAAGCTCAAGGACATCATCGGCCAGACCAAGCACGACGTGGCGTCGGGCGCGAGCCTGACCGACGCGGTGGGCAAGCATCCGCGCGTCTTCTCCGGCCTCTACATCAACATGATTCGCTCGGCGGAGGCCGGCGGCATTCTGGACAAGGTGCTCGACCGACTGGCGACCTTCCTCGAGAAAGAGCAGGAGGTGCGCAACAAGATCAAGTCGGCCATGATGTACCCGTCGGTCGTGTTCATCTTCGCCATGCTCATGCTCCTGGCTCTGCTCTTCTTCGTGCTGCCGAAGTTCAAGACCATCTTCGAGAGCATGAACCTGGAGTTGCCGTTAGCGACCCGCGCCCTGCTCGGGTTCTCGGGGTTCGCCACGCATTACTGGTTCGTCTTCGTCCTCGGGGGGGCGGCCGCCGTCGTCGCCTACAAGCTCTACGCCCGCACCGAGCGCGGTAAGTACCAGGTAGACCTGGTCAAGCTCAAGATACCCGTGATGGGCGATCTGTTCATGAAGACGGCTATCTCGCGCTTCGCCCGCACCTTCGGCACGCTCATCTCAAGCGGCGTGCCCGTGCTGCGAGCGCTCGAGATCGTGTCCGACACGGCGGGCAACATCGTCGTCTCCCAAACCATCACTCAGGCGCGCGCGAGCGTCAAGGAGGGCGAGGAGATCTCGACGCCCCTGATGGGGAGCAAGATCTTCCCGGTCATGGTGGTGCAGATGATCGGGGTCGGCGAAGAGACGGGACGACTCGACCAGATGCTGGCCAAGGTCGCGGACTTCTACGACCAGGAAGTGGACGCCACGCTCAAGGGCTTGACCTCCCTCATCGAGCCGCTGATGATCGTCGGCCTGGGCGTGATCGTCGGCTTCATCGCGGTGTCGGTGATCTCGCCGATCTATCAACTGGTCGGCTCCATACAATAG
- a CDS encoding type IV pilus twitching motility protein PilT, with product MPALIENATMHELMEEAVSRRASDIHVTAGLPPLLRIDGRLQPMDYDPLSPNECQRLVYDLLTDRQITDFESRHELDLSYGVSNLGRFRVNVYMQRGAVGAALRLIPSTIPGMEDLNLPASVLNELAQRTSGLILVTGPTGCGKSTTLACMINYINRTRECHIMTIEDPIEYLHRHRRAMVNQRELGSDTFNWGDALRAVLREDPDVVLVGEMRDLDAIQAALTIAETGHLVLATLHTRNAPQAIDRMIDVFPPHQQEQVRVLLANTLEAIIAQQLLTKYGGQGRVPSVEMLVVNSGVRYLIREGKTHQIYSLMETGAEQGMQTMDKALASLCRRGLISHEEGASRALDMDNFNRWMRGT from the coding sequence ATGCCAGCCCTAATCGAAAACGCAACGATGCACGAGTTGATGGAAGAAGCGGTGAGCCGCCGGGCGTCCGATATCCACGTCACCGCCGGCCTCCCCCCGCTGCTGCGCATAGACGGGCGCTTGCAGCCAATGGATTACGATCCGCTCAGCCCGAACGAGTGCCAGCGGTTGGTGTATGACTTGCTCACCGACCGCCAGATAACCGATTTCGAGAGTCGCCACGAACTCGACCTGTCCTACGGGGTGAGCAACCTCGGCCGCTTCCGGGTCAACGTCTACATGCAGCGCGGCGCGGTCGGCGCGGCACTGCGACTCATCCCCAGCACCATCCCGGGCATGGAGGACTTGAACCTGCCGGCGTCCGTGCTCAACGAGCTGGCGCAGCGTACGAGCGGCCTGATCCTGGTGACGGGCCCCACGGGGTGCGGCAAGTCCACCACCCTGGCGTGCATGATCAATTACATCAACCGCACGCGCGAGTGCCACATCATGACCATCGAGGATCCGATCGAGTACCTGCACCGGCATCGGCGGGCGATGGTCAACCAGCGCGAGCTGGGCAGCGACACGTTCAACTGGGGCGATGCGTTGCGGGCGGTGCTGCGCGAGGATCCGGACGTGGTGCTGGTCGGCGAGATGCGCGACCTCGACGCGATTCAGGCGGCGCTCACGATCGCGGAGACCGGACACCTGGTGCTGGCGACGCTGCACACGCGCAACGCGCCGCAGGCGATCGACCGCATGATTGACGTGTTCCCGCCGCACCAGCAGGAGCAAGTGCGAGTACTGCTCGCCAACACGCTCGAGGCAATCATCGCCCAGCAGTTGCTGACCAAATACGGCGGCCAGGGCCGCGTGCCCTCAGTGGAGATGCTGGTCGTCAACTCCGGGGTGCGCTACCTGATTCGCGAAGGCAAGACGCACCAGATCTACTCGCTGATGGAGACCGGAGCCGAGCAGGGCATGCAGACGATGGACAAGGCGCTCGCGAGCCTGTGCCGCCGCGGCCTCATCTCGCACGAGGAGGGAGCGTCGCGGGCGCTGGATATGGACAACTTCAATCGCTGGATGCGAGGGACGTGA
- a CDS encoding zinc-binding dehydrogenase encodes MREIGIEYPAQGQMHFVELGSPPDPGPTQILLETRYSGITNGTERHALVGEHGWGHYPGRHGYQHVGQVAAAGAKVKQFAPGDWVFFGHYVGHRGWHMVEIGEGEPSPTDAHLTIKLPDDVDREDCALLGVAGVGLRGIKRIRVQPGHKVWVAGVGPIGSFSAQTARVMGAEVTVTDMAPRRLEVAKETGAHRAVNATDDGVWRALKEAGPFDRIVDACSVESLFHDIHANELLAYRGVVASMAVRSEIRCPWGLLHIREASIEVACHFSLEELAELIEYMRRSEVLVGPLVSHRVPIEQAREIYAMLRDRPRDLLGVIFDWA; translated from the coding sequence GTGCGTGAGATAGGGATCGAGTATCCCGCGCAGGGGCAGATGCATTTCGTCGAGCTGGGATCGCCACCCGACCCGGGCCCGACCCAGATCTTGCTGGAGACGCGGTACTCCGGCATCACCAACGGCACCGAGCGGCACGCCCTGGTCGGCGAGCACGGCTGGGGGCACTACCCCGGTCGCCACGGCTACCAGCACGTCGGGCAGGTCGCGGCGGCGGGCGCAAAGGTCAAGCAGTTTGCGCCGGGCGACTGGGTTTTTTTCGGCCACTACGTCGGCCACCGCGGGTGGCACATGGTCGAGATCGGCGAGGGCGAGCCATCGCCGACCGATGCGCATCTGACGATCAAGCTGCCGGATGACGTTGACCGAGAGGACTGCGCTTTGCTCGGCGTGGCGGGGGTGGGGCTGCGGGGGATCAAGCGCATTCGCGTGCAGCCCGGGCACAAGGTGTGGGTGGCGGGCGTCGGCCCTATTGGCAGCTTCTCGGCGCAGACCGCGCGGGTCATGGGCGCGGAGGTGACGGTAACCGATATGGCACCGCGGCGCCTCGAGGTCGCGAAGGAAACCGGCGCCCATCGCGCGGTGAACGCCACCGATGACGGCGTGTGGAGGGCATTGAAGGAGGCCGGGCCGTTCGACCGCATTGTGGACGCATGCAGCGTCGAGTCGCTGTTCCATGACATCCACGCGAACGAGTTGCTGGCATACCGAGGAGTGGTCGCTTCGATGGCGGTACGGTCGGAGATACGATGTCCCTGGGGCCTGCTGCACATCAGGGAGGCGTCAATCGAGGTCGCGTGTCATTTCTCGCTGGAGGAACTGGCCGAACTGATCGAGTACATGCGGCGCAGCGAGGTCCTGGTCGGGCCGTTGGTGAGCCACCGCGTGCCCATCGAGCAGGCTCGCGAGATCTATGCCATGCTGCGGGACCGCCCGCGGGATTTGCTCGGCGTGATCTTCGACTGGGCGTGA
- a CDS encoding multicopper oxidase domain-containing protein, whose product MAFLWPAALILTGIVLFTWSAPGAFAVPIPGGDLDPTSVPKYVTPLVKPPVMPQAGKIKVTGGKNIDYYEIAVRQFQQQILPATDALGNPTFLPATTVWSYGPADDPRTVAQGGRYFYPAFTIEAKFAKPARVKWINDLVDPVTGDYLPHIIPVDPTLHWANPIGNRDMRPPADPFDPYWGNPLLGADSRYTGPVPMITHVHGAHTFQESDGYPEAWYLPAGSAGVVGVQWTTGTYYDIFAANGVEPWGDGFAVFEYPNDPRATTLWYHDHTLGMTRVNVYAGPAGFYLIRGGPDDMVLDSRKKKPTPAILPGPAPGPGINPFGVFYEIPMAIQDRSFNADGSLFYPDHRAFFEGLNPFPTSPYLDIPFIPDPAVGGPSDVSPIWQPEFFGNVMVVNGQSWPFLDVEPRRYRFRLLNGCNSRFLILQFSDPRVQVWQIGAEGGFLPAPVDISTITGGMLLVGPAERADVIVDFTNVPIGTAVTLLNLGPDEPFGGGVPGIDFDPADPLTTGQVMECRVVPLLSKDDTTPPQFLQLPVITPLVPTATRYISLNEEESQTVFVEELFDGSVVFDPDGDVPFGPTAALLGTFDPGTGLPTPLLWMDPVTENPAVGATETWEIYNFTMDAHPVHIHLVQFQVVDRQFLAFGGSGEVIGFVGAPMPPEAWETGFKDTVIAYPDQVTRVKARFDIAGLYVWHCHIVEHEDNEMMRPYRVGPPPT is encoded by the coding sequence ATGGCCTTCCTGTGGCCAGCAGCGTTAATCCTAACTGGGATCGTGCTCTTCACATGGAGCGCCCCGGGCGCGTTTGCGGTGCCGATCCCGGGTGGGGACTTGGACCCGACGTCGGTGCCGAAGTATGTGACGCCGCTGGTCAAGCCGCCGGTCATGCCGCAAGCCGGCAAGATCAAGGTGACAGGCGGCAAGAACATCGACTACTACGAGATTGCGGTGCGCCAGTTCCAGCAGCAGATCCTGCCTGCCACGGACGCACTCGGCAATCCGACCTTCCTGCCGGCGACAACGGTATGGAGTTACGGCCCCGCCGATGATCCGAGAACCGTCGCTCAGGGCGGCCGCTACTTCTACCCCGCCTTCACCATCGAGGCCAAGTTCGCCAAGCCGGCACGAGTCAAGTGGATAAACGACCTCGTCGACCCGGTGACCGGCGACTATCTCCCTCACATCATCCCTGTGGATCCGACCCTGCACTGGGCCAACCCCATAGGAAATAGGGACATGCGCCCACCGGCGGACCCTTTCGATCCTTACTGGGGCAATCCGCTTCTGGGGGCCGATTCGCGCTATACGGGTCCCGTCCCCATGATCACGCACGTCCACGGGGCGCACACCTTTCAGGAGAGCGACGGCTACCCGGAGGCCTGGTACCTTCCCGCTGGGAGTGCCGGCGTCGTGGGTGTGCAATGGACGACCGGCACCTATTACGACATCTTCGCAGCTAACGGAGTGGAACCGTGGGGCGACGGCTTCGCCGTGTTCGAGTATCCCAACGACCCGCGCGCCACGACCCTCTGGTACCACGACCATACGCTAGGCATGACGAGAGTTAACGTGTACGCCGGCCCGGCGGGCTTCTACCTCATCCGGGGCGGCCCCGACGACATGGTGCTGGACAGCAGAAAGAAGAAGCCCACGCCGGCGATTTTGCCCGGCCCCGCCCCGGGACCCGGCATCAATCCGTTCGGCGTGTTCTACGAGATCCCGATGGCGATCCAGGATCGCTCCTTCAACGCCGACGGATCCCTCTTCTACCCGGATCACCGGGCGTTCTTCGAGGGGCTCAACCCGTTTCCGACGAGTCCCTATCTCGACATACCGTTCATCCCGGATCCCGCAGTCGGCGGTCCCAGCGATGTCTCGCCGATCTGGCAGCCGGAATTCTTCGGCAATGTCATGGTGGTCAACGGCCAGAGTTGGCCCTTCCTGGATGTCGAACCGCGCCGCTACCGCTTCCGCCTACTCAACGGGTGCAACTCGCGCTTCCTGATCCTACAGTTCAGCGATCCGCGCGTTCAGGTATGGCAGATCGGGGCCGAAGGCGGCTTTCTGCCAGCGCCGGTTGACATCAGTACCATCACGGGCGGCATGCTGCTCGTGGGTCCCGCAGAGCGGGCCGACGTCATCGTGGACTTCACCAACGTGCCGATCGGCACGGCGGTGACGCTGCTCAACCTCGGCCCGGATGAGCCCTTCGGCGGCGGCGTGCCGGGCATCGATTTCGACCCGGCCGATCCCCTCACGACGGGCCAGGTAATGGAATGTCGCGTGGTGCCGTTGCTGAGCAAAGACGACACCACGCCTCCACAGTTCCTGCAGCTGCCGGTGATTACGCCGCTGGTTCCCACCGCGACACGGTACATATCCTTGAACGAGGAGGAGTCCCAGACCGTGTTTGTCGAGGAACTGTTTGACGGCTCCGTCGTGTTCGACCCCGACGGCGATGTGCCGTTTGGCCCGACGGCGGCGTTGCTGGGCACATTCGACCCGGGGACTGGCCTGCCCACCCCGCTCCTGTGGATGGATCCGGTCACCGAGAATCCGGCCGTGGGCGCCACCGAGACGTGGGAGATCTACAACTTCACGATGGACGCCCACCCCGTCCACATCCACCTCGTCCAGTTCCAGGTCGTGGATCGACAGTTCCTGGCCTTTGGCGGCAGCGGGGAGGTGATCGGGTTTGTCGGCGCGCCGATGCCGCCGGAAGCCTGGGAGACGGGCTTCAAAGACACCGTCATCGCGTACCCCGACCAGGTCACTCGCGTGAAGGCCAGATTCGACATCGCGGGTCTCTACGTTTGGCACTGCCACATCGTGGAGCACGAGGACAATGAGATGATGCGGCCATACCGCGTCGGGCCGCCGCCAACTTAG
- a CDS encoding sulfurtransferase: MAGAVLAALATAGGGAPAAQRIVSTEWLYRNLTRGDIRIIDIRDKIADYWQGHIPGAVYYAPDAMRLADHGVPGMLMPPQALAIMLGRMGVGNDTMVIVYTERGDYKAPYLIWALDYLGHARAAVLEGGFQKWQDEGHAVTQDYPQIRAAGFTIRLHPEVRATLAEVRQVVNRGGAVLLDVRPTDLYTGEKGLWKRKGHIRGAVNHFWGDDLDTDSTWKSRAELQATYEKLDATPDKLIIVSCGQGQMSAHSYFTLKYVLGYPNVKNYDGSFNEWSNISELPVTTGASPK, translated from the coding sequence ATGGCTGGCGCAGTGCTGGCTGCTCTGGCAACGGCCGGGGGCGGCGCTCCAGCGGCTCAGCGCATCGTCAGCACGGAGTGGCTATACCGCAACCTGACGCGGGGCGACATCCGCATCATAGACATCCGCGACAAGATCGCCGACTATTGGCAGGGGCACATCCCCGGCGCGGTCTACTATGCGCCAGACGCGATGAGGCTCGCGGATCACGGCGTGCCGGGGATGTTAATGCCACCACAGGCTCTGGCGATCATGCTCGGCAGAATGGGCGTGGGCAATGACACGATGGTCATCGTGTACACGGAGCGCGGTGACTACAAGGCGCCCTATCTCATCTGGGCGCTCGACTACCTCGGGCACGCGCGGGCTGCGGTCCTCGAGGGCGGCTTTCAGAAGTGGCAGGATGAGGGCCATGCGGTCACTCAGGACTATCCCCAGATACGTGCGGCGGGGTTCACGATCAGGTTGCATCCCGAAGTGCGGGCAACGCTGGCAGAGGTCAGACAGGTGGTCAACCGAGGTGGCGCGGTGCTGCTTGACGTGCGTCCCACGGACTTGTACACCGGCGAGAAGGGATTGTGGAAGCGGAAGGGGCACATTAGAGGTGCAGTCAACCATTTCTGGGGAGATGACCTCGATACTGACAGCACTTGGAAAAGCCGCGCGGAGCTACAAGCCACGTATGAGAAATTGGATGCGACGCCCGACAAGCTCATCATCGTGTCGTGTGGCCAGGGACAAATGTCGGCGCATAGCTACTTCACGCTGAAGTACGTCCTCGGCTACCCGAACGTGAAGAACTACGATGGCAGCTTCAATGAGTGGTCGAACATTAGCGAGCTGCCCGTCACGACGGGCGCGAGCCCGAAATGA
- a CDS encoding NAD(P)-dependent oxidoreductase, which produces MTDAVRVVITGASGHLGSHLAPALVESGFEVTGLDIVEPASPPDGWTCARADLTDAAALADALAGAQMIVHCASIHPWKPYTDDQYLDSNVRGTWSLYATAADLGIERIVLTSSIAAAGYHRIPPEAWPVSEDRVFPLGDLYSFTKRAQEEIARMFADLGRVQTIALRPPAFMPKPELETGFMLTGSFAVVQDIVSAHVAAARVLSGLEKPGEPLRAFEAINTTNALPYKAEDGILVGPDWNVRRLVEKYWPRAYDWLVSRGYKGSGLAAVYDLGNAERLLGWHPTYNFEQWFAEHGDGPLA; this is translated from the coding sequence ATGACTGACGCCGTTCGAGTTGTCATCACCGGTGCCTCCGGACATCTCGGCTCCCACCTCGCCCCCGCCCTCGTCGAATCCGGATTCGAGGTGACGGGTCTCGACATCGTCGAGCCGGCATCGCCGCCGGACGGATGGACATGTGCGCGCGCCGACCTCACCGACGCCGCTGCCCTCGCGGACGCGCTGGCAGGTGCGCAGATGATCGTGCACTGCGCGTCCATCCATCCCTGGAAGCCTTACACCGATGACCAGTACCTGGATTCGAACGTCAGGGGCACGTGGAGCCTCTACGCGACCGCCGCTGATCTCGGCATAGAACGGATCGTGCTCACGAGCAGCATCGCCGCCGCCGGATACCATCGCATCCCGCCCGAGGCCTGGCCGGTCAGCGAGGATCGGGTCTTCCCGCTCGGCGACCTCTACAGCTTCACCAAGCGCGCGCAGGAGGAGATTGCGCGAATGTTCGCGGATCTCGGCCGCGTCCAGACCATCGCCCTGCGCCCGCCCGCGTTCATGCCGAAGCCGGAGCTGGAGACCGGATTCATGCTTACCGGCAGCTTCGCCGTCGTGCAGGACATCGTTTCGGCGCACGTAGCGGCGGCGCGCGTGTTGAGCGGGTTAGAAAAGCCGGGCGAGCCGCTGCGGGCATTCGAGGCGATCAACACTACCAATGCGCTCCCATATAAGGCCGAAGACGGCATACTAGTGGGGCCGGACTGGAACGTCAGACGCCTGGTGGAGAAGTACTGGCCGCGCGCGTACGATTGGCTTGTCTCGCGCGGGTACAAGGGGAGCGGGCTTGCGGCCGTGTACGATCTCGGCAATGCCGAGCGCTTGCTTGGGTGGCATCCCACCTACAACTTCGAGCAGTGGTTCGCCGAGCACGGCGACGGGCCGCTCGCGTGA
- a CDS encoding SDR family oxidoreductase → MSCLKDRIAVVTGASRGIGRAVAELFAHHGATVILTARGADDLDEVTAAITQAGGQALAVPGDVTDEAFVASLFDTIRRRFGRLDILVNNAGISAFGAVEELPVAELRRCLELNVVAAFACMQQAIRLMKDTGGTGKIINIGSVRSHWSEAGDAGAYNASKYGLRGMTESVARQLHGAGLNIAVGIVCPGVVDTTLTNPGGEPRPDWLQPETVAQAVLHAVTAPPDVNIFDTVLIPLSQKPW, encoded by the coding sequence GTGTCGTGCCTCAAAGACAGAATCGCCGTCGTCACCGGCGCGAGCCGGGGCATCGGGCGGGCCGTGGCCGAACTCTTTGCCCATCATGGCGCGACGGTGATCCTGACCGCGCGCGGCGCCGACGATCTCGACGAGGTCACAGCGGCCATCACGCAAGCGGGCGGGCAGGCATTGGCCGTGCCCGGCGACGTCACCGACGAAGCCTTCGTCGCGTCACTGTTCGACACCATCCGCCGCCGGTTCGGCCGATTGGATATCCTGGTCAACAACGCCGGCATCTCGGCTTTCGGTGCGGTCGAGGAGCTGCCCGTGGCGGAACTTCGGCGCTGCCTGGAACTGAACGTCGTCGCAGCGTTCGCGTGCATGCAGCAGGCGATCCGCCTGATGAAGGACACCGGCGGCACGGGGAAGATCATCAACATCGGCTCGGTGCGCTCGCATTGGAGCGAGGCCGGCGACGCCGGCGCCTACAACGCCAGCAAGTACGGCTTGCGCGGGATGACGGAATCCGTCGCCCGCCAACTCCACGGCGCCGGCCTCAACATCGCGGTGGGGATAGTCTGTCCCGGGGTCGTTGATACGACACTCACCAATCCCGGCGGCGAGCCGCGGCCCGATTGGCTGCAGCCGGAAACAGTCGCCCAGGCCGTGCTCCACGCCGTCACCGCGCCGCCGGATGTCAACATCTTCGACACCGTCTTGATCCCCTTGTCGCAGAAGCCGTGGTAG
- a CDS encoding heparinase II/III-family protein, whose product YLLFDAGPMYSHTHQDALAFQMYAYGDTLIWDGGTCNYNLPEDRAYYRQARAHSLVMIDDLDLQLDDKPVVHHWLSEETFDFVDGEAGYTNVPVRHRRQILFVKPDYWILRDVLSGRGAHHFEQQFHLGVDSQPQMESDSRAIVTQKAQGPNVWLACVAPSQAVAELVPGLISYNHGTPGVTSNLEAPVASFRFEGDCDAGPITFLTIVVPLREGASSPAIETLPPPAPGAVAFRVTTAAGTDDVVVAGEAPVTLGALTLRNQIGVLRAGEASRVITVSAD is encoded by the coding sequence GCTACCTGCTGTTCGATGCCGGGCCGATGTACTCGCACACCCACCAGGATGCGCTCGCTTTCCAGATGTACGCCTATGGCGATACGCTCATCTGGGACGGCGGCACGTGTAACTACAACCTGCCCGAGGACCGCGCGTATTACCGCCAGGCGCGCGCGCACAGCCTGGTCATGATTGATGACCTCGATCTACAGCTCGACGACAAGCCCGTCGTTCACCACTGGCTGAGCGAGGAGACGTTCGACTTCGTGGATGGCGAGGCAGGCTACACGAACGTGCCGGTGCGCCACCGGCGCCAGATTCTCTTCGTCAAGCCCGACTACTGGATCCTCCGCGATGTGCTCTCCGGCCGCGGCGCGCATCACTTCGAGCAGCAGTTTCACCTCGGCGTCGACAGTCAGCCGCAAATGGAGTCTGACTCGCGCGCGATCGTGACACAGAAAGCCCAGGGGCCGAACGTGTGGCTCGCGTGTGTCGCGCCATCGCAGGCCGTCGCGGAACTCGTGCCCGGTCTGATCTCCTATAACCACGGAACGCCGGGCGTAACGAGTAACCTGGAGGCGCCGGTGGCGAGTTTCCGGTTCGAAGGCGACTGCGATGCCGGCCCAATCACGTTCCTCACGATCGTGGTGCCGCTGCGCGAGGGCGCGTCTTCGCCCGCTATCGAGACGCTCCCGCCGCCGGCGCCGGGGGCCGTCGCGTTTCGCGTCACCACCGCCGCCGGGACGGACGACGTCGTGGTGGCGGGTGAGGCGCCGGTCACCCTCGGCGCGTTGACGCTGCGGAATCAGATCGGGGTCCTGCGAGCAGGCGAGGCGTCGCGCGTGATCACCGTGTCCGCCGACTGA